The genomic window GAATTGCTGACGATCCAGGGCCAGCTGGCGATGAAGGGGTTGTCGTTTGCTACGGCTGGCTTGTCGTTTGGCCCCATAATGAATCATGATCCGCTGCCAGATGCAGAGACATTTGACAAGCGGCTGGACGAAGCGATTCGACGTGTACCCATCTTCATAGGGTATACCAAAGACGAAGGAACTGCGTTTGTACCGCTCTTCAACAACATGGACCCCTTGGTACGGCCGGCAGAGATGGAATCGTCACCCGCCGAGTATATCGGCAAAGCTTGGTTTAAAACTGAGTCCAACGAGCTATATCAAAAGATCAAAGGTGCCCAGCCAGTGGAGCAGCCCTGGTTTTACGAGTTCAACATTACGCCTGACCAGAGCCCTTGGGGAGCAGCGCACACAGTGGATATGCCGTTCTTGCTGGGGACTTGGGCCAGCTGGAAAGACGCGCCGATGATGAAGGGCAATGGCGTGCACGAGGTCGTGGAGAGAGTTGGGGATGAAGTGAAGAGTTTGTGGGTTGCGTTTGCGAGGGGGGATGATGTTGGGAGGAGGGAATTTGTTATTGATGAGGGCTTTGCTTTGAAGATGTGAGAAATTCGCTCTGAGGGGTTGATGTGCCAAACTGATAAAGGTCCTGATGTATGCGGCTGGTGTATCATTCTGTCTACCTACCCCGATAAGTATGCCTGTTCTATTCTGGAGCTACATGTTTGAATTTCAGTCCAGGATTGATATAACTCGCTTTTTCGGGTGAGGCCACGTAGTCTTGTAGTGACGCCATTACCGTCATGCAATAGGAATGGATAGTCGGTTACCCCGTAGTGTAGGCACCATCGTCTAGGTCACGGTTGAAATGTCAAATTCAGCCTTCAAAGGTTGACTTTCTGATTCAAGGTGTGGCCTGTTCTGTGAATCCAACATCGGCTGTAGGTACGAACGACACAGAACTTGAATTGCCCGTCGCGAGTTGAGTTGACCGCATGTGGAAAGTCGCGCAATACGACAAAACTGCTTGCCTCGAGGCCTGCCACGGGATTCAAGTCCGGCAGCCGAGTTCATCCATTCGTAGTGGCTTCTCATCTTCGAGCCCTGAGGTGCAAAGCATGGCGTTGACATATCTTTTGCGTCGAATGAAGGACGGGAATATCTTTGTCGAGGACTGTGTGCTTCCAAATGCAAACATATTCGCCACATATGTACAATCCTTATTTTTTGCCCATCTTTGCCAGATATGCATCCACATCAATATCCCTCAACGTGGTGGCCTTGTCTTTGACCTGATGCTCCATCTCCAGCTGGtacttcttcatcttttccAGTAGATCTGGGATAAAGGCGCCAAGAAATCGGATGGCGAGCAAGGCAGCATTAGTGGAATTGTTGATTGCCACGGTTGCAGTGGGCACACCGCGCTTTGAAGTGTCAGCGACCAGGCTGTTGTCGATAAATGCATACAAGAGAAGGAGGATCAAATGTTACATACCGGCATCTGGACAATGCTGAGAAGGGAGTCCAATCCATCCAGGTGCGTAGCCTTGACTGGCACACCAATGACAGGCAGAGGTGTGTACGCTGCCAACATGCCGGGTAAATGAGCTGCACCGCCAGCCGCTGCGATGATCACCTTAATCCCGCGATCTGCCGCATCGATGGCAACCTGCGCCATCTTGGCAGGCGTTCGGTGTGCGGAGGTAATATCAACTTCCCAGGGAACGCCAAACTGATTTAGGATGTCTATACCAGCCTTGAGCACGGGAAGGTCGGAATCTGAGCCCATGGTCACCAAGACAAGAGGATTTCCCTTGGCTACCTTTGGGTTGCCCGGGGTAGGAGCAGCTTGAACACGTAATGCTTTGCTTGATGCCTGAAGTCGTTCCTGGCGAATGGCGTCTACCATTTTGAGCAATGGCTGAGCAAACGCCTCCAAATCCTTAATTGAACCGAAACCAGTGACCGTAATGTGTCCAATCTTGCGGCTGGGCTTGGACTCTTTGCCGTAGAGGTGCACATAGACGGCTGTCCTGCTGCCATACATGGACTTGGCTTTCTCGACAAGAGGCAGGTGAGAGTCTGGGTCAGCGCCGCCCAGAATATTGATCATAATGCTGGACGAGACGTGTGGTTCTAAAACTTCGGGAAGGGGCTCATCGAGGATGGCAGTCAGCTGAGCCTTGAACTGGGACCTATTGCAAGTGAGTTGCGATTCCAAGCTGCTACAAGTGGGTTCACTTACATGTACGGGACAGACTCGATGGAGGCATGGCCGCTATTATGGGGTCGAGGGGCACACTCGTTGAAGATTATATCACCTTCCTTTGTCAAAAACATCTCGACGGCAAAGACACCTCTGCCCCAAAGCTTCTCGACCACAGATGTCGCAACCTTTTGCGCCTTTTTGCACACATTCTCGGATACATTTCGCGGGGGCATGAAGACCTTTGAACAGATGTTATCCTCGTGGACCGTCTCGACAACAGGATAAGGAACAACACGCTTCATCTTGCCGCTATCATCTTCTGTTCGGATGACCATGACGGCTAGTTCCAGCTCAAATGGGACCCATTTCTCGGCATAACATGATAAATTGCCGAATTCCTTGACTGCCTGCTCTAGATCTTTTTGGTTGGAGATTTTGAAGTTTCCCCTGCCGTCATAGGAGTCCTTTCGGGCTTTCAGCATCCAGGGAAAGCCAAACTTTTCGGAGGCTTCCCCCATCGAAGCAAGCATGGCGTCGCCAGATTCAATTGCCATTTGTTCAGCGATTGGGATTCCTTGGTTTTTTAAATACTCCTTTTGTTCGTACTTGTTCTGAACAAGACGAAGAGTCCTCCAGGAGGGGTGAATGGCGACCTTTTTGTTTGTCGTGGTCCCATCAGCGTTGCGAACTTGTACGCCATTGGTGTCAATTTCCTCGAGAACCTCAGTCTCAATGTGCTCAATCTCAACCGTGAGAATGTCGCAGTTGGCAGcgagttctttgatcttgacaGGATCTTTGAATGAACCGGTGACATGATGGCGATTGTTGTTGATTTGCTTGGCCGGGCAATTTTCGGCGTCGAGAACGGCAATCTGAGCATCAAGAGGGGCCCCGCTCTCGCAAAGCATTCTCCCTAGCTGCCCGCCCCCGAGGAGGCCAACAACAGGAGTTTTTGGGCTCATTGTAAGCTATGAGGGAGTGCGTGTTGGCCAGAATTGGATATGTCGTGAGAAGACTTGGACAAAGGTGAGTCGTAATTCGAATCTCAAAAATTTTTATGGGGCAGCTCCGATTTGGGGCCGGAGGGGCATGaggggtcaactggtccaagGCCCACTTTATCTAGTGCCTGCACTTGGTGCTATTGACGTCGAGGAACAAGTTGATAAATGATTGATTTCCTTCGAATCAGGATTTTCCGCTTTCAAGCTGGCTTCTCTTTTATTGTAGAGGTTTTCGCTGCTGACACCTCCTTGAATATTGTAACAGGTGACTTGGTTGTAATGGGTATTATTAGGTAGCGTGTTGGTCTTGTGGTCAAGTTATTGATGTCTAGTCTTCCAAGTTTAGTTTGACTGTTGTGGCTGATGTTATTAGTAAGTGAGTGGCTATAGTGCTTCGGGGAGCTTTATAGTGGAGAGGACACGAGATGTTGTGTACTCAGGGTCgatcttcaatgttgatagTAGAAGAGATAAAGGTCATGGAGAGATGACAAGAATTGAGGGACTCGTCAAATGCTAACGAGCGTAAACCTCATGAATATATAGTATGCCTACGTATTCTGAGTTTTTCGTCATGGTCTAGCCCAGCGGGCCATCATGAGTATCAGTCAGCAGTGAGCACAGGCAGCCGGGCCAATTGCTCGCAGCTCACTCAAttggcaccagactgcatctGTAcaggcaccagacattttCGGCTCCGCGATAACTGTTAGGTCGGGCTCTAGCTCAACCGTGACATTTACGGTTACCTTCACGTATACCTTCACGTAATCCGTGTTCGTGGCTATCACGAGATAACCTTCACCACCGCACGCCACGATACATTATTAACTTGATTGATATTTAGCAAATTATGACACGTGTACATATAGTGCATCATGATATTCATTAATCGCGTTGTGATGCTTGTTGATATATTGACTTGCATCAAATTGCCGGAAAATgtgccgatgatgatgcggcGCTGCTCGGCTCCACATGGCTCAGGGGCCGTCATTAATGAATTATTGCACCAAAAAATGGGCACATACTTTGTGTGTTAGTAGTTCCCCCTATACATATATCTTTTGTCATCAATCACTTATTATCCATGCACTAGACATCGCTCAAGCATGATCCTCAACCTTAACCTCTCTTGAAAACGCGTCAATCATATTGACCTAACCACTTGCTGTGTATTCCCGCAGCAAGGCCGCCTTTAGTTGGTACTCTTTCCAACAGCTGAGCTCGTCCGGGACTCCGGGTATCCCGGAAACATCGCAATGGCGGGATACTTTGAACAGTTCGTCGCCTTCGGGACCGACATCGGTATGAAGACCTCTCTtccctcatcaccatccaccGCCTTTCCCCATCCCGTAGCTTCaatgcatatatatatatgtgtcCTGAGATGTTCATGGCAAGACTCATGCGGATGGCTTCCATCTGGAGCTCTCTTTCTTTTACATTGCTCAGGACACACATCCCCTGGTCTTATTGTTACCCCCAACGTGCAAACCAGTCCACATCATCTCAGTAGAGGGAATTAACATGTCGCAGTCGGTCTCGAGCGCATCATGCGCTTCATCCAAtccgtcttttccattctCACGGCCTACCCGGCCCTGATACCCATGCTTCTCTCCCATCAGCCTTCCGCCGTCCACAAGACGAGTGCGCTGGCAATGGGCCAACTCTCCAACCATCTCAACATGACCCGCCGCGCCGTCCGTCTATTCTGGTGCCTCGGCAGCTTCCAAACCAGCTGGAACGCCTACGTAGCTCCCGAGAAGAGCATCGAGACCTggctcgccatcctcgccgacaGCCTCTTCGGACTCTTCGGCTTGATGGAGTCTGTCACGCTGCCCGATCTGTTGCAAGTCAAGGGCCTGTCCGTCTTCGGGCTCGCTGAAGCCGTTAGAATCGATGACCAGTCCAAGTCTGTGTGGCTTGCGGCGCTGGCTTGCTCCGCACTATGTACCGGCGTCAAAATCCTCAAGTCTTATGCTCATCGCGCTGTGCCCGAGACGGGGAGCGGCTTCGGCGCCCCCGAgcatgagaagaagaagactggcaaaggcggcgagAACAAGGCCCAGGCGGCCGCTGAGAAACGGAGGCAAGAGAGGGAGGCGGCGTCCAAAGAGGCGGGCCGGAAGATTGGGGGCCTGACGAGGAAGTTACTCGCTGATTTGCTTGATATTGCGATTCCGGCCTGGGCTACTGGTTTGGCGGATATTGATGCGGGCGTGGTATGGGTTGCCATGCTTTTCAGCACCATTTTCACGGGGTACGCTGTGTGGGAGAGGTGCGGTCAGGCTATTGACAAAGGACGTGCTTGAGATGTTTGCGAATGGCggggaagaaaaataatagaCGGGATAGACATTGCATTTCGAAATCATACGAGCATGGGTTTAATCTTCTCTCCCTGCTTTCCATGTCTAGA from Metarhizium brunneum chromosome 2, complete sequence includes these protein-coding regions:
- the ADE2 gene encoding Phosphoribosylaminoimidazole carboxylase, which gives rise to MSPKTPVVGLLGGGQLGRMLCESGAPLDAQIAVLDAENCPAKQINNNRHHVTGSFKDPVKIKELAANCDILTVEIEHIETEVLEEIDTNGVQVRNADGTTTNKKVAIHPSWRTLRLVQNKYEQKEYLKNQGIPIAEQMAIESGDAMLASMGEASEKFGFPWMLKARKDSYDGRGNFKISNQKDLEQAVKEFGNLSCYAEKWVPFELELAVMVIRTEDDSGKMKRVVPYPVVETVHEDNICSKVFMPPRNVSENVCKKAQKVATSVVEKLWGRGVFAVEMFLTKEGDIIFNECAPRPHNSGHASIESVPYMSQFKAQLTAILDEPLPEVLEPHVSSSIMINILGGADPDSHLPLVEKAKSMYGSRTAVYVHLYGKESKPSRKIGHITVTGFGSIKDLEAFAQPLLKMVDAIRQERLQASSKALRVQAAPTPGNPKVAKGNPLVLVTMGSDSDLPVLKAGIDILNQFGVPWEVDITSAHRTPAKMAQVAIDAADRGIKVIIAAAGGAAHLPGMLAAYTPLPVIGVPVKATHLDGLDSLLSIVQMPRGVPTATVAINNSTNAALLAIRFLGAFIPDLLEKMKKYQLEMEHQVKDKATTLRDIDVDAYLAKMGKK